The Brachionichthys hirsutus isolate HB-005 chromosome 3, CSIRO-AGI_Bhir_v1, whole genome shotgun sequence genome has a window encoding:
- the si:dkey-92i15.4 gene encoding uncharacterized protein si:dkey-92i15.4, producing the protein MDFSLLPTPSEHNQQRTEVYFTVQSTNSSPNGLARRRGFRKPNNYLEEKQQSTDKVGERERNGTHIGTNGTIDLEDHTFSGHQASGGSRSGIKGQCEDIEMSANRMSAELNQNGAEFVTDRSGSSNPSSEARGRTEWRRYNLPSRSKSLDLRSRERSPDCSGKTDIVILSSRRGRDSKEGGCFEERRTGVEGSRGTVISSVLALNSTGTSNDVQDKAPLSQSLNRVSRGQSFPSRLRCRSGPVSDSRSDSSLGSKGGQSILERIEKLYGSVGFGKDCSNSRDFSPGLSLHKVMTERSYAGGLRMEQEEKELVDNEVKNINSGNDSAEDLYRYHRVVKSTLEVPLHKGAQRSQRNVHMVEAEKLRNRPPSLLLTSRDDTSADVLDATPSPVSDEDKTPTNTPSSSPLMFTDHLDGFTSSTDNKNENASTPAQAVKTPVGESPPLPRPHAALSHNNLSDGISPEINPSHSSRKKLDLDAWVAGLNTMIRVVNSDESDCEDDDDSTQKDEDSNYDSDSGESSVTITSHMSQSDRKSFSVSLSDLCNFAGVEYEPQNDSDEWQSTGGRSVSMSSEMSAFSYVSVLPTEELDKLLEEVRGLGDNNLQDYNDVQVVVLHKEVGVGLGFSLAGGRDQKKPVTVHKVFPSGTAGQEGSIKAGDVVLSINGTSLCDHAHWEALRVLRRAKARDMGVVVLQRGEISSACKGTANANSQPLPTRLTAAGQRVCVHLVKNNRDLGFSLEGGAGSSPEDRPVTVQRIFQGGPVDKVFPGDELLEIEGVSVVGMRRLEAWTLIRELPDGPVNVVLHRPL; encoded by the exons CACAATCAGCAGAGGACAGAAGTGTATTTCACTGTCCAATCAACTAACTCTTCCCCAAACGGTCTCGCTCGAAGGCGAGGCTTTCGTAAACCAAACAATTACTtggaagagaagcagcagagcacTGACAAAGTTGGAGAAAGGGAAAGAAATGGGACACACATTGGCACCAATGGTACAATCGATCTGGAGGATCACACATTCTCTGGACATCAGGCCTCTGGTGGGAGTCGCAGTGGCATCAAAGGTCAGTGCGAGGATATAGAAATGTCTGCCAATAGAATGTCTGCCGAGCTGAACCAGAATGGCGCAGAGTTTGTCACTGATAGAAGTGGCAGCTCTAACCCTTCATCAGAGGCCCGTGGTAGAACAGAATGGAGAAGATACAACCTACCCAGTAGAAGTAAGAGTTTAGATTTGAGATCGAGGGAAAGAAGTCCTGATTGTAGCGGAAAGACTGATATCGTCATCTTGTCaagcagaagaggaagggaCAGCAAAGAGGGTGGATGCTTTGAGGAAAGGAGGACAGGCGTTGAAGGCTCTAGGGGCACTGTGATTTCTTCCGTACTGGCCTTGAACTCTACAGGTACAAGTAACGATGTTCAAGACAAGGCCCCATTGAGTCAGTCTTTGAACAGAGTCAGTAGGGGACAGTCCTTCCCCTCAAggctgaggtgcaggtctggacCTGTCTCCGATTCCAGGTCAGATTCTTCACTAGGGTCTAAAGGAGGCCAGAGTATATTGGAGCGAATTGAGAAGCTCTATGGGTCAGTTGGCTTTGGTAAGGATTGCAGCAACAGTAGAGACTTCTCCCCCGGTTTGTCTCTCCACAAAGTAATGACAGAGAGGTCATATGCTGGGGG TTTAAGGATGgagcaagaggagaaggagTTGGTGGACAATGAggtcaaaaatataaatagtgGTAATGATTCTGCTGAAGATTTGTATAGATATCACAGAGTAGTTAAGAGTACACTGGAAGTACCATTGCACAAAGGAGCCCAAAGATCGCAAAGAAACGTTCACATGGTGGAAGCAGAGAAGCTTCGCAACAGACCGCCATCGTTGCTATTAACCAGTCGTGATGACACTTCAGCTGACGTGTTGGACGCAACGCCTTCACCTGTTAGTGATGAAGACAAGACTCCAACAAACACGCCAAGCAGCTCTCCCCTCATGTTTACGGATCACCTCGACGGCTTCACGTCCAGcacagacaataaaaatgaaaatgcatctaCACCAGCACAAGCAGTCAAGACTCCAGTGGGAGAATCTCCGCCTCTCCCTCGTCCCCACGCTGCTTTGTCCCACAACAACCTCTCAGATGGCATCTCTCCAGAGATCAACCCTTCCCATTCCAGTAGGAAGAAGCTGGACCTGGATGCTTGGGTCGCTGGCTTGAACACAATGATTAGAGTTGTGAACAGTGATGAATCGGACTGTGAGGACGACGACGACAGTACACAGAAAGACGAAGATTCAAACTATGACTCAGATTCTGGAGAGTCCTCGGTGACCATCACGAGCCACATGAGCCAGTCAGACCGAAAGAGCTTCAGTGTCAG TCTTTCAGACTTGTGTAACTTTGCCGGAGTGGAATATGAGCCACAGAATGACAGTGATGAGTGGCAATCTACAGGCGGGCGATCTGTCTCGATGAGCTCTGAAATGTCAGCCTTTTCCTATGTGTCTGTGCTCCCCACTGAGGAGCTGgacaagctgctggaggaggtcaGGGGCCTGGGAGACAACAATCTGCAG GACTACAATGATGTACAGGTGGTGGTTCTCCATAAAGAGGTTGGAGTGGGACTGGGCTTCAGCCTGGCAGGAGGCCGGGACCAGAAGAAACCAGTTACT GTTCATAAGGTGTTTCCTTCAGGTACCGCAGGTCAGGAAGGCTCCATAAAGGCAGGGGACGTGGTCCTGTCAATCAATGGCACATCGCTGTGTGACCACGCCCACTGGGAGGCCCTGAGGGTCCTGAGGAGAGCAAAGGCTCGGGATATGGGGGTAGTGGTGCTGCAGAGGGGAGAGATTAGTAGTGCTTGTAAAGGGACAGCAAATGCAAATTCTCAACCTTTACCAACTCGGCTCACTGCTGCAG GCcagcgtgtctgtgtgcatctGGTGAAGAACAACAGGGATCTGGGCTTCAGCCTGGAGGGGGGTGCAGGCTCCAGTCCAGAGGACAGACCAGTCACTGTGCAGAGGATCTTCCAGG GAGGTCCGGTTGACAAAGTGTTTCCTGGTGATGAGCTTCTAGAGATCGAGGGTGTGAGCGTTGTGGGGATGAGACGCCTGGAGGCCTGGACTTTAATCAGAGAACTTCCCGACGGGCCCGTGAACGTGGTGTTGCATCGTCCTCTTTGA
- the atp8b2 gene encoding phospholipid-transporting ATPase ID, with product MLLSRRKLQEVLEETSLELETIKICISINRYQQEDKGQGQEEERRVRANDREYNEKFQYASNCIMTSKYNIITFLPINLFEQFQEVANTYFLFLLILQLIPQISSLSWFTTIVPLALVLSITAVKDATDDYFRHKSDNQVNNRQSRVLIHGSLQNEKWMNVRVGDIIKLENNQFVAADVLLLSSSEPHGLCYIETAELDGETNMKVRQSVSVTSEMGDQNNLALFDGEVVCEPPNNKLDRFCGTLYWQDKKYSLTNQNMLLRGCVLRNTEACYGLVIFAGPDTKLMQNCGRTTFKRTSIDRLMNTLVLWIFCFLVCMGVILAVGNAVWEREVGSRFQSYLPWDPPVDNFLFSAFLSFWSYIIILNTVVPISLYVSVEVIRLGHSYFINWDEQMFCSQCNTAAEARTTTLNEELGQVEYIFSDKTGTLTQNIMSFNKCSINGQTYGEVTDPFGPQPKRLDFTPFNPLADPDFCFYDDTLLESVKVGDSHTQEFFRLLALCHTVMSEEKSKGELVYKAQSPDESALVTAARNFGFVFRFRTPGTITTIEMGRPVTYTLLAILDFNNIRKRMSVIVRHPEGSIRLYCKGADTVLLERLHPCNQELMNITSDHLNEYAADGLRTLALAYRDLSEDEWESWSESHHYADKATDCREDRLAAAYEEIEQDMMLLGATAIEDKLQEGVPETIAVLSLANIKIWVLTGDKQETAVNIGYSCKMLTDDMTEVFIIDGHTVQRVRQELRRARERMIEASQIGAGGKEAELGGCGEANCVGNVFREGHEGEGAKQMQYPTPLPSPPHPSPSNMDDISGEFALVISGQSLAHALEADMEMEFVSMACACKAVICCRVTPLQKAQVVELIKKHRKAVTLAIGDGANDVSMIKSAHIGVGISGQEGIQAALASDYSFSQFRFLQRLLLVHGRWSYLRMCRFLCYFFYKNFAFTMVHFWFGFFCGFSAQTVYDQYFITLYNIVYTSLPVLAMGIFDQDVPDQKSLEYPKLYEPGQLNLLFNKREFFICIAQGIFTSVVLFFVPYAVLSNATQSTGVPLADYQTFAVTTATALVIVVSVQIALDTGFWTVINYVFVLGSLGSYFTIMIALHSQTLFRIFPNQFHFVGRAQSTLLQPVVWLTIALATAICIVPVLACRFLKVDLKPQLSDTVRYTQLVLQKKRKPLVRSTGGTWHQTSSISEGRLGARGGSRRSGYAFAHQEGFGELITSGKNMRLSSLALASFASKHSSSWIDTLRRKKHAQTPPCASGECSPVPSSASGSVQPLSNSSSVLGGSQDIPVEAETGVTPAHTAPQASVQAHDAGALIPLAPKPNGDSPGGWTITLGTVQGVFFGWKNRPAASDSPDSPSLAEETSPTE from the exons ATGCTGCTGAGTCGCAGGAAACTACAGGAAGTATTGGAGGAGACAAGCCTGGAGTTGGAGACAATCAAAATATGCATCAGCATAAACAGATACCAGCAAGAGGAcaagggtcagggtcagg aggaggaaagaagggTTAGAGCTAATGACAGAGAATACAACGAGAAGTTTCAGTATGCA AGTAACTGCATCATGACATCCAAGTACAACATCATCACCTTCCTACCCATTAACTTGTTTGAGCAGTTCCAGGAAGTAGCAAACAcgtacttcctcttcctgctcatACTGCAG TTGATACCTCAgatctcctccctctcctggtTCACCACCATCGTGCCTTTAGCTCTGGTGCTGAGCATCACTGCAGTCAAGGATGCAACGGATGATTAT TTTCGTCACAAAAGCGACAACCAAGTCAACAACCGTCAGTCACGGGTCCTCATCCATGGCTC GCTGCAGAACGAGAAGTGGATGAATGTTCGAGtgggtgacatcatcaaactgGAAAACAATCAGTTTGTGGCG GCCGACGTGCTCCTTTTGTCCAGCAGTGAACCTCATGGCCTCTGTTACATCGAGACAGCTGAGTTGGATGG AGAGACGAATATGAAGGTGCGTCAGTCGGTCTCAGTCACATCTGAAATGGGAGACCAGAACAACttggctttatttgatg gtgAGGTTGTGTGTGAACCTCCCAACAACAAGCTGGATCGTTTCTGTGGGACTCTCTACTGGCAAGACAAGAAATACAGTCTGACCAATCAGAACATGCTGCTACGAGGCTGCGTCCTCCGCAACACGGAGGCCTGCTATGGCCTCGTCATCTTTGCGG GCCCAGACACCAAACTAATGCAGAACTGTGGTCGCACCACGTTTAAGCGTACAAGCATTGATCGCTTGATGAACACTCTTGTCCTCTGG ATCTTTTGCTTCCTGGTGTGCATGGGTGTGATCCTGGCTGTGGGTAATGCAGTGTGGGAGCGAGAGGTGGGCTCCCGGTTTCAGAGCTACCTGCCCTGGGACCCTCCTGTGGACAACTTCCTGTTCTCGGCCTTCCTGTCCTTCTGGTCCTACATCATCATTCTCAACACAGTGGTGCCGATCTCTCTGTATGTGAG CGTGGAGGTGATCAGACTGGGTCACAGCTACTTCATTAACTGGGATGAGCAGATGTTCTGTTCTCAGTGTAACACGGCAGCTGAGGCCAGGACCACCACTCTGAACGAGGAGCTGGGCCAG GTTGAATACATCTTCAGTGACAAGACTGGTACTCTCACACAGAATATCATGAGTTTCAATAAGTGCTCCATCAATGGACAGACTTATG GTGAAGTAACAGACCCGTTTGGACCTCAGCCAAAG AGACTGGACTTTACTCCCTTCAACCCCCTGGCAGACCCGGACTTCTGTTTCTATGACGACACTTTGCTTGAATCGGTGAAAGTGGGAGATTCACACACGCAGGAGTTCTTCCGCCTGCTCGCTCTCTGTCACACTGTCATGAGTGAGGAGAAGAGTAAGG GGGAGCTGGTTTATAAGGCTCAGTCTCCGGATGAGAGCGCTCTAGTAACTGCAGCTCGAAACTTTGGCTTTGTGTTTCGCTTCCGAACGCCTGGGACCATAACCACCATCGAGATGGGACGACCCGTCACCTACACTCTGCTCGCCATCCTGGACTTCAACAACATACGCAAAAGGATGTCTGTTATAG TGCGCCACCCAGAGGGCAGCATCCGTCTTTACTGTAAAGGAGCTGACACAGTGCTGCTGGAGCGACTCCACCCTTGTAATCAGGAACTGATGAACATCACCTCGGACCACCTCAAT GAGTATGCAGCTGACGGTTTGCGGACGTTGGCGCTGGCCTACAGGGACCTGTCGGAGGATGAGTGGGAGTCGTGGTCAGAGAGCCACCACTACGCCGACAAAGCCACCGACTGCAGGGAGGACCGACTGGCGGCAGCCTATGAGGAGATAGAACAGGACATGATG CTCCTGGGTGCCACAGCCATAGAAGACAAACTGCAGGAAGGCGTCCCAGAGACCATCGCTGTCCTCTCTCTGGCCAACATTAAGATCTGGGTTCTCACTGGAGACAAGCAGG AGACAGCTGTCAATATAGGATATTCCTGCAAAATGCTGACCGACGACATGACGGAAGTGTTTATCATCGATGGCCACACGGTGCAGCGTGTTCGGCAGGAGCTCAG GAGGGCGAGGGAAAGGATGATAGAGGCATCACAAATTGGAGCTGGAGGAAAGGAGGCCGAGTTGGGGGGATGTGGGGAGGCAAATTGCGTGGGTAATGTTTTCAGGGAGGGACATGAGGGAGAAGGCGCGAAACAGATGCAATACCCGACTCCACTTCCCTCTCCTCCACATCCATCTCCCTCCAACATGGATGACATCTCCGGAGAATTTGCTCTCGTGATCAGTGGTCAGAGTCTG GCCCATGCACTGGAAGCAGACATGGAGATGGAGTTTGTATCGATGGCGTGTGCCTGCAAAGCCGTGATCTGCTGCAGGGTCACCCCACTGCAAAAAGCCCAAGTGGTGGAGCTCATCAAGAAACACAGGAAGGCTGTCACTCTGGCGATAGGAGATGGAGCCAACGATGTTAGCATGATCAAAA GTGCTCACATCGGTGTTGGTATCTCAGGTCAGGAGGGGATACAGGCTGCCTTGGCCAGTGACTACTCCTTTTCCCAGTTCCGCTTCCTACAGCGTCTGCTGCTGGTGCACGGACGCTGGTCCTACCTGCGGATGTGCCGATTCCTCTGCTACTTCTTCTACAAGAACTTTGCCTTCACCATGGTGCACTTCTGGTTCggcttcttctgtggtttctcTGCACAG ACGGTGTATGATCAGTACTTCATCACACTCTACAACATCGTCTACACGTCCCTTCCTGTATTGGCCATGGGGATATTTGATCAG GATGTTCCCGACCAGAAGAGTCTGGAGTATCCTAAACTGTACGAGCCTGGACAGCTCAACCTCCTCTTCAACAAGAGAGAGTTCTTCATCTGCATCGCTCAGGGCATCTTCACATCAGTAGTACTGTTTTTTGTTCCTTACGCCGTCCTGTCCAACGCCACTCAAAGCACCGGAGTGCCCCTTGCCGACTACCAGACCTTTGCAGTCACCACTGCTACAGCCCTGGTCATTGTGGTCAGCGTACAG ATTGCTCTTGACACAGGCTTCTGGACGGTTATCAACTACGTGTTTGTGTTGGGTTCTCTGGGCTCCTATTTCACCATCATGATTGCTCTGCACAGTCAGACCCTCTTCAGGATCTTTCCCAACCAGTTCCACTTTGTAGGTCG TGCCCAGAGCACGTTATTGCAACCGGTCGTGTGGTTAACTATTGCATTGGCAACAGCAATATGCATAGTTCCAGTTTTGGCATGCCGCTTCCTCAAGGTGGATCTCAAACCTCAGCTCTCGGACACG GTGCGCTACACTCAGCTGGTGCTCCAGAAGAAGCGAAAGCCGCTAGTTCGTAGCACGGGAGGCACCTGGCATCAAACGAGCAGCATCTCCGAGGGGCGGCTGGGCGCTCGCGGTGGCTCTAGGAGGTCAGGCTACGCCTTTGCTCACCAGGAAGGATTTGGAGAACTGATCACCTCAGGTAAAAACATGAGGCTGTCATCTCTGGCCCTGGCCAGCTTCGCTTCCAAACACAGCTCCAGCTGGATCGACACGCTCCGCAGGAAGAAGCACGCACAGACACCCCCGTGTGCTTCCGGGGAGTGCAGCCCAGTGCCCAGCTCTGCCTCTGGGTCAGTCCAGCCACTCTCAaactcctcctctgttctcgGCGGCTCGCAAGATATACCTGTTGAAGCGGAAACGGGTGTAACGCCAGCCCATA CCGCCCCTCAGGCTTCAGTCCAGGCCCATGATGCTGGCGCCCTCATCCCATTAGCGCCGAAGCCCAATGGCGACTCACCAGGAGGCTGGACGATCACTCTGGGGACTGTGCAG GGAGTCTTTTTTGGTTGGAAAAATCGACCGGCTGCATCCGACAGCCCAGACTCACCGTCCCTCGCTGAGGAAACCAGCCCGACTGAGTGA
- the aqp10a gene encoding aquaporin-10a, which translates to MKGALRVRNALVRECMAEVLGTFVLMVFGCSAAAQVKTSRETKGQFLSVNMAFSVGVMSAMYLTKGISGAHLNPALTLSFCVSGHASWGRLLPYCLSQVLGAYLASGLVFLVYYDAIMDFSGGVLTVYGPNETASIFATYPSEYLTVGRGFLDQVVGTAMLLLCIMGLDEKRNTPAPRELIPAIVAAIVLGISVSMSGNCGAAINPARDLGPRLFTLTAGWGTEVFTCYNYWFWVPLVAPPIGGVIGTVLYLSVIDWQLPDPEQPESSSIFTIGEKIKQPSIPWDNEGELKAAHF; encoded by the exons ATGAAAGGCGCTCTGAGAGTGAGGAACGCTCTGGTGCGAGAGTGCATGGCTGAGGTCTTGGGAACGTTCGTTTTGATG GTCTttggctgctctgctgcagcacaggTAAAGACGAGCAGAGAGACTAAAGGACAGTTCCTGTCGGTCAACATGGCCTTCTCTGTGGGCGTGATGTCGGCTATGTATCTCACCAAGGGCATCTCGG GAGCTCATCTGAACCCAGCTCTGACGCTGAGTTTCTGTGTGTCCGGCCATGCATCTTGGGGACGGCTGCTGCCCTACTGCCTCTCGCAGGTGTTGGGCGCTTACCTGGCATCGGGACTTGTTTTCCTGGTCTATTATG atgctatAATGGACTTTAGTGGAGGAGTATTAACTGTATATGGCCCAAATGAGACGGCGTCCATATTTGCCACGTATCCCTCAGAGTATCTGACTGTGGGCAGAGGTTTCCTGGACCAG gTTGTGGGAActgccatgttgttgttgtgcatcATGGGTTTGGATGAAAAGAGAAACACTCCTGCTCCCCGAGAGCTGATTCCTGCCATTGTAGCAGCAATAGTTCTGGGGATCTCCGTGTCGATGTCGGGTAACTGCGGCGCAGCAATAAATCCTGCTCGCGATCTGGGGCCTCGGCTCTTTACGTTGACTGCAGGCTGGGGCACCGAGGTCTTCAC GTGTTACAACTACTGGTTCTGGGTTCCCCTGGTGGCCCCGCCTATTGGAGGCGTCATAGGTACTGTTTTGTATTTAAGTGTCATTGACTGGCAGCTGCCTGACCCGGAGCAACCAGAGAGTTCATCCATCTTTACCATCGGTGAGAAAATCAAGCAGCCCAGCATCCCCTGGGACAATGAAGGAGAATTAAAAGCTGCACATTTCTAA